In Leptospira sp. WS58.C1, a single genomic region encodes these proteins:
- a CDS encoding NAD(P)/FAD-dependent oxidoreductase, giving the protein MRTLILGGGISGHTAGTLLKKYVKNKHEVVVITPNSHWNWIPSNIWVGVGAMKPSQVTFALKPVYDKLGIRYIQAKAISIHPEGGTHRNKPYVTIEYVAGEKQGKSEEIEYDFCVNATGPKLNFDATPGLSPQFGNSLSVCTYSHAEEAGKKLKEVIQRMKSGETLNFVIGTGHGMCTCQGAAFEYLFNVDYELRKAGVRDRARLLWISNEYELGDFGMGGMHLEQGGYITSSKIFAESLFAERDIQWKTRAHVTKVEKGSIHYVTLEGESGFVRSDFAMLIPPFSGVGLKAYSRSGQDITETLFAPNGMMKVDANYQAKPFEQWMPEDWPRTYQSPSYQNLFAIGIAFAPPHPISKVMKTEEGVQISSTPPRTGMPSATMGRAVARSIADMILKGKPSPSHTASMAEMGAACVASAGKGLFDGTAVSMTVYPVVPDYKKYPKFGRSLRYTTGEIGLAGHWIKLLLHYLFLYKAKTKPGWWAIPE; this is encoded by the coding sequence ATGAGAACTTTAATTTTGGGGGGTGGGATATCCGGACATACCGCCGGAACACTTCTGAAAAAGTACGTAAAGAATAAGCATGAAGTAGTGGTAATTACACCGAACTCACACTGGAATTGGATCCCTTCCAATATTTGGGTCGGAGTAGGTGCAATGAAACCCTCTCAAGTCACATTCGCATTGAAACCGGTTTACGACAAATTAGGAATACGGTACATACAAGCGAAAGCGATTAGTATACATCCCGAAGGTGGCACTCACAGAAACAAACCTTACGTGACGATCGAATATGTCGCGGGAGAGAAACAAGGAAAGAGTGAGGAGATCGAATACGACTTCTGTGTGAACGCAACCGGTCCCAAACTGAATTTCGATGCAACTCCGGGTTTGAGTCCTCAGTTCGGAAATAGTTTATCCGTTTGCACTTATTCTCACGCAGAAGAAGCGGGTAAAAAATTAAAAGAAGTGATACAACGAATGAAATCCGGAGAAACTCTCAACTTTGTGATCGGAACTGGGCACGGGATGTGCACTTGCCAAGGAGCCGCGTTCGAATATTTATTTAATGTGGATTATGAACTGCGTAAGGCAGGAGTACGGGACCGAGCTCGATTGCTGTGGATCTCGAATGAGTATGAATTAGGTGATTTTGGTATGGGTGGAATGCACCTAGAACAAGGCGGCTATATCACCAGTAGCAAAATTTTCGCAGAGTCCTTGTTTGCAGAAAGGGATATTCAGTGGAAGACCCGCGCTCACGTTACAAAGGTAGAAAAGGGATCGATCCATTATGTAACGTTAGAAGGTGAATCCGGATTCGTCCGCAGCGATTTTGCGATGTTGATCCCTCCTTTTTCCGGAGTAGGATTAAAAGCATATTCCAGATCCGGTCAAGATATCACCGAAACTCTCTTTGCTCCAAATGGAATGATGAAAGTCGATGCGAATTACCAAGCGAAGCCATTCGAACAATGGATGCCGGAAGATTGGCCGCGAACCTATCAATCACCTTCGTATCAGAACTTATTCGCTATCGGGATTGCCTTTGCTCCACCTCATCCTATATCCAAGGTGATGAAAACGGAAGAAGGAGTCCAAATTTCATCTACTCCTCCTCGCACGGGGATGCCTTCTGCAACCATGGGTCGCGCCGTAGCAAGAAGTATAGCGGACATGATCTTAAAAGGAAAACCCTCTCCGAGCCATACCGCTTCGATGGCAGAGATGGGAGCGGCTTGTGTCGCATCGGCCGGTAAAGGATTATTCGACGGAACAGCAGTGTCCATGACAGTTTATCCGGTAGTCCCTGACTACAAAAAGTACCCAAAATTCGGGAGATCTTTGAGGTATACAACCGGAGAGATTGGCTTAGCTGGACATTGGATCAAGTTGCTACTACATTACTTATTCCTTTATAAAGCCAAGACCAAACCGGGATGGTGGGCTATTCCAGAATAA